The nucleotide window GTGGAATTAAGTTTCCAAAATATTACTATGATAACAAATTAGACAACTATAAGTCAAGACATCACTAGCTGATTGTTTTCAAGTGGTAGGAATTCTTTTGAATACATACTTTGAGAATGATGAATATTTTGCATAAGTACTTAAGAAAAGAATTAACTACCTCCAATACAGAATATAACGTTTAGCACCCTTATAGCACTTGTTAAAtagatttacattttttattaataagcGATGTGTTCAATTCAACATTTGtattataaaagtaatttaaaacaGCTACAATCATATCACAACATATCATTTGTATATCTATATACAAAATACTGTATTCAAAGTGCGAGGATTTAATTTTACTTTGCAAGAGATCtgcaaatttatacaaaaagttttattaataataaatgagaTCTGTGTATTATTGTTTACCACATTCTGTAGTTCAATTAGTAGTCTACCAAGTACTAGAATTCATAGAAGTACTTATGTTTTAGTACTACTCAAGTACTCATTGTCTGAGGTCTAAGGTTCTTAAAATTTGATGCAACAAACAACCAAATCtccttatttttctatttatgtgGCAATTAAGAGCTCCGTCAATGCGCTAAActagttttatgttttttttttgaataataattttatgaaacatttttcaaccaaTTAATTATAGTTTAATAATGTTtggcaaaataaaataatcctcacaatttgaaaatacttagGCAGTTTGCTCATGATAAAGTTTACAAAGAAACAATCAATCTTTTGTGATGATAAACCCATCAGACTCCTTTTCTATGTCCTTAGAAATATTCTGATTAGCTTGATCATTTTCGTATTCAACAAAGTCGTCAAATAAACTTGGCCAAGCTTCGTTATCATCATAGCAGCTCAAATCATTGCCTACATGATCAGCAAAATTAAGAAACATATTCCATGTGTCTTTTGGTATGCCTCTAATTATTTGGTGGGTTTCTAAGAAATTGAGCCACCTATTAAGAATCGGAGGTTCCCTTattgtaaaaactaatttccacAAAATAATTGCCATGTCCGTTGGTAAAATTCGTTGCCCTGAAAAGGAATCCAGTCCAAAACGGAAAGTGAAACGATACAAGTCTTTGAACTGTTCATAGTTATTTTCAACTTCACTAACTAGTTCCGGTAAACGTATCTGGATTGACTTTATTGAATCGGCACGAATTGATTTAAGTCCGTTTATAAATTCTGAGCGGGTGAAACAGCACATTTGCTCTGCGTTTAGTTTCCATGCGAGTACTAGTATCTTGAAATCATCAGGAGATATAGATAAGTCTTGACACAATTGTTCTATACCTGTAagttcaataaacaaattatttctatgAATAACGAAAAAACAAAGTCACACACTTTTTTGGCACCAAACAACTGGGAAACAAGTTTATACATTTGTATGCTGTATCTAAGGACAAATTAAGGGAAATgtgtttcattattattaaacattttgaaataagatcatttttagtattaattatGTTCTTATAAGCCTAATAgcctttttccaattttctgaaaaattttaagCACAAgttaatttctcaaattttgtatttctacTAAGAGAATGGAATAtaactgttcaaaaaaaaatattaataggtGGTTgggaaagaagaaaaacaaattattgtaagAAATATGGAACTACTGAATCATATTAATTTGAGTGAATAAAGTTAAAGCtaccttaattttttttatttttaatgttttaattaacaacattgaaatattttttggttccATTGACCTTTATTACAATATTTggaatatagaatatataaaacagtatTCTTAGTAGTTCTTTTTTGTCattgatgattttttcatttgaaagttCATAAAACATTTAGcagcaaaaattaattacaaatccTTATTAGAAgactttattaaattgaatagcCGAAGAACAttacttttgtaaaaaattaaatcactCAAGCTAGAAAATAAAGTCTTTTTTCCAATCTCCCaccattcattaatattttttcatgatcaTGACTAGGCATGTTGTATTAAATCATGTTTGGTAAGATTTATTAGGCAGATCgtcaaaacaaaaaagataaattgaagatgaatacatatttatttatgtattcatcataaaccaaaaataaatataaaatgataatataataaaaacactaAATGGAAAATGAAGTGCAACTTAATTATAATATGTCTTACCTTCTGCAAGGATACAGTCTTCACAACTATCCTTATATTGTTCAAATAGACTAATTAACTTTGATTCTGAAGGTTTACTTTCAGAGGTACCCATGATTGGGGCGGATTTAGAATAAGTTCTTCGACTAGACGGATAAAGACGGCTAATGGCAGTTACTTCGGGAGGCGCAGATAAGTGGTTGCCATTACTTAGTATTGTTTCTGGAGGGGCGGTAGGAGCTGGTACATGACTCGGTGCTGGATATAACTGAGCTTCGGtcatttctggaaaattattaaaatttaaatactatgtaatttattatacaatttgaACATGGGACGAAGTATATAGCATatgatatttttacttttacttttgtttttcaatttagtgaacAATAGTGACAATGAcacatatttaatttaattgtgtttaaatagaatgtattttagtttttttgataattgatttGTCTAAGAGAGAGCTATGTATGTATTTTTTGGCTTTGATTTTGGTGAAGTGTTGGTTTTTATGAATTTGGCTTTGAGAATATTGGTTACATTATAAAGCAGCTTCTTCTTTATCTTTGTAACATGGATGACCATATTAGTAGGCTTCTGTCTGTTCATTGCCAGTAAGTCTTCCACGGAAGACAAAGTCCTGTATTTTCACCATCATTTAGGTGGTCTTCACTATAGTCTTCTTCCTTCTTAGTTGttcatttttgagttattaacaAGTCTACTTGCAACTAAACAGTTGTCAACATAgcatttgaaaaacaaaatatccaCTTTTTCTACTCTTTCTTCTACATACTCAATTACAATATATGTTAGACAGGAAGAAATTGGATATCCTATTATACAACTATTTAGTTATTCCAAGAAATTACCACTTTActgaaaataatcattaatttgaataaataaaatataatttcttctaGATATTCATTGTAGGTAAGGGAATTTGAGTATAAATCTGTATTTCTATGAATAATCtcttgaattgaaaataatattctcaAGAGAAGACCATTTGTAAAGCatctaacaaacaaaaaaaagaagttaatattttatccaaatGAAATGTGGCTGAATACGAACTAATCTGTGTTAGAAAGACGTAAAAGCTACAGGTAGTGATTTTATTTGCCTCAATTGAACCATATTTACCTTCTTTATTTTTGTGGTTGATTGAGTCGTCTGGGGCCATCTGAATGGGCTCCTTGAAGCAAGTTAGGCAATTGCCCATTTGAGGGTCCCAAACTGTACCTCCTCCGTCCTGCTTTAGAATTACTTTGCATTGCCTAAAATATAGCaaatcgataataaaatttacattttcaattatttatgatGATTAATATGTTATACATATTTGGTCAATCAGCAAATATTCTTtaattaatgtaaattttttgtggCTACTGACATAATGCTTCAATTctttatagaatataaaaagaaGCATCGTGCTTCTAAACCTTAAATTAATGatgtaaaataaactttttttgaatacCACTTTAGCATCACAAACAAAACTGATTTGTTCTTTGTATTTGATAGACatatttacaattaataaaaaccAGAGAAGAAATTCCATAACCTATacgtaataaaaaaagtagttGATCTTTACCAATTATTCCTTTAAACAAAACTGTCAACGTGTACTTCTTAagtaaacataaataataacaatttagcAAATTTTAATCAGGAAAAcggtatttttatattttatgtgaatattataCTATATTACCTCAAAAAATTCCTTCACAGACTGAAACCAATTCTCCAGTCAACTACAAATTATTGAATCTATATAATATGGCACTATAGTTTCTATACTTTTCATTGTTTAATATTCAGTTTAGTAGAAAACTAAACTAATTTaggatattgaaaaataactatttacaaacattttaaaGCTGTGAACacttaattattgttattttagaCGAAAAGccataataaatttgtttatattttataaccaCTGTCCCCTGAAGAGCAGAATGACCCGTCATCCGTCATTAATACTGTCAGTGTCAAATATAAACTGTTTTTAGGATCCATTGACTTCAGCATTGTACATCCATGTTCCGTTGTCATGTAATGTCTACAATTATAATGGTTTGTGTTGAAAtcataaaacaatattatttaaggAATATAATATGATAGATcaaaaacataaacaatatgagaattttgattttcgtaatttacaaaattatttcttctatgCTATAAACATAACAAAAGATTACCCGTTTTGcgaaaaaagtaaacaaatggTAACGAGAGacgaaaaaaaatgttgaacgAATCAGATTAATTTCAACGATTGAATTATTAAAACTCATTCAATATTgtaatttgtcaatttttgtgaataaagttttttaaaaatagtttttcaaggAGTAAAATCCtcaattggcgcagtcagtaggattcgtGCTGTCGTGAATTTTTTACGATTTGTCGCAATAAACAACTCGACTCCGTATTTTTATAAGCAGTATAAAGACCTACGATCTACAAGGGACAAGAAATAGGCCTCAGAACGCCTGAACGTGCTAAGTTCcttattttgttgtatttttccTTTTGAACTCTATCCTTATCTATAACTGGGGCAAGGAAGAGAAGATTTatcactttttaattttattaaagaattagaaaatttactaactacatttaataaattgaatatcatTATTGATTCCGATTCATTTAAAATGGCCACGGCTAACCCAAAAACCCTTaattggaaattattgaaattagaaaattttaagcCGTACAACGGAGACAGTAATACTATAAAgagattatcaaaatttatctacAATGATCATTATATAAACACTCATGTTTTGGAATGTATCCAGGAAAAATTAACTGGAAAAGCTGAGGACACGGTAGAATATAGCATGGAATTAATTACATAGcataaaatagaagaagcgtTAAAGCAATGTTTTGCTAACAGACGTGACCCCGACTgtattttacaagaattaacaataccatttaaaaatgaaaacttttggGAACAAAAGTTACATTTACAATTGTTGAAAAGTCAAACAATACAACGGAtaagaaatgattttaatttaagtGAAATAGACAAAAACTACCAAATAAATCATTGCGAGAAAACTGCGCTGAACATCTTTATTGTAGGATGTTCAGgcataataagaaataatatgtATTTGTAGAAACCTAACTCCTTAGAAGTCGCGAAATAATAATAgtcattttaaagaaaatttaaatttactaaGGAATGATCAGATTagtcaacataaaaataataacaattataacagaaaaatcaatttatttatccagggaatagtgaaaataataataatgataaatttccGAGTCAACCAATTAATATAAACTTTCACAACAACGTCATAATTATACAATCAATGCACAGGTGTTTGGTTCGAGAAAACAAGTTTTCCGACCAAACCAAATATCTAAGCCAGAGCCGATGTCTAAGACAACAAGAAATGTCAATGACACACATATAGAAGTAACAATATAGTAACAAGTAACAATACATCCAGTAGAATTGTGTAATCATGATTGAGATgacaaaaatagttgaaaattttctggaattagaagaaaattattaaactgtaaattttcaaaaagagcctcagaataaaattgaaaacagttGAAATAAATACTGCTGCTAATAATCCATCAccatatattgaaattaaaaatccTTAATTTGAGACCTAACAAATAGAATACCATCAGACAAATAGTAATCAGATTTTATATAGTATATCAGCGGTCAACAAAAGTCgaaggaaatttttaaaatgtacacGATAAATCAGAGCGAATCTATGGAAATTaacattattgtttagaatttttattgtcCTTTTATGTGAATACTGATgaaatttttacagtttttcacTTGGAGATAAGAAATGAAATAgtacaaactaaaaaaatttaatatccaaTTACATAacactatataaaaaatttgaacttaaataCAGTGTGTTGGGTTCGTTGTTTAAACAATTGTATATATTcaagtatatataaaattgaatatggaGAATATTGATGGTTGTATTGTTTGTAAAAAGGTCGCAGTTAAGTTTTTATGTGATTTAGTCTTACATTTTTTAGATTtgcataataattatatttaaataacgtTTTACGTTTTGTAATAACAATTTCATTCAAAGAAAACTTGAatccataaataaataaatatcaaaataactcaatattCAAGACATAAGCAAGATAATGAAAGTTATACTACCCAATCATAATTAATTAGTACATAATTCTATTgccaatttatttaaataaatttgagagGTTTCCAAAATGAAGTAAAATAAATAGAACAGTTATTTCATAAGTAAATATCTTAATTGAAATTGGGATGAAAATATTGGGATTTGGATGtgaaattctattttctttttaagtagtataaatttttaatctttgcaaataaaactttaatatgccattttaaatttaatttccaaCTCCCCCAAACTCGAAACTAAATGTGAAAGTGAACTGCATACTATCAAAGATcatgttacttacataagggaaaaattgaaatttagttgATTAGCCTACAACCTGAATATTTTATCATCACCGAATGCTTGATAGTAGTGTAATGTATCAtgaaaaaatctacaaaattaaATGAGTTGTGTACACTATggtcaaaaaaatttatggttaattttaaaaatcaccctttaaattaataaaggtgttgaaattttttattggcaTGGGATATCCTCCCTGAGTGACTCTACATATGGTAGAAATATGTAAAGTACCTCATGACTCACTTTGTATACGTGAACTTTAGATTCTGATCTAATACGTCTAGGTTATATTTATCCTTGGTATTAACAGAACGAAGAGTATTTATAGATTTCTCTTTAATAGAACCACTCGAGGTACCTACTCTTtgtaatttattagaaatattttttgcagatttcaataaactattatctccaatattttcattacttctgtttaaatataatttgtcaATTCTATCAATGGCTTTTGAAGTTTTTTGTGAAGtttgaagtattttcaaaatttctgtattttgttCTTGAATTGAACAAAGAATTTTGTATTGCTTTGTAGAAttatctttatatataatactaaaatataataatataaatgaagaTAAATACATAAAGCAATATCGAGAAATCCAAATATAGTTGTAAACTTCAGAATATATCTTTGAACTACCCTCATGAGAAAGGAAAACATGTATGAAACATATTAATCTTTCAACTAAATAGTTTATaagaagcaaaaataaaattactaatctaGCTGAATTAGTTCTATATGAagatgttaaaattaaaattataacaacAGAAGCAGCATAGAAAAGTATTGATTCAAACCAAGACATTTCTCCAATAATCCAATTTCTTAAATCCGCTACGGTTCTTGATAATAAGTTTAATATATCATGATGCTCCTTGAAAGaagcaaataaattttctaaaatattttccaacactTTTCCGTGATGCAACATCTTTTCTTGTAACTTAAAGCTTTCTTTTTGAGCATCTAAGAGATCCTTTTGATGTTGTGCACTTTTCTCTAATTGTCTTCCAACGACCATGGTGTTTTCGGCAATCATTTCCTGCCATACATGTCCTTGTAGGAAACCACACATATTTTGAGTATGTGTGTAAAATTCTGTATACACATTGAAAGCCCTATCATTCATACTGCTTATACATATCGCTctcaagttatattttttatcagaatGGCAATTATATGTATCCTCACCAGACATTGCCAAAAAGCAATTTGTAAGATGGAGTGCAATTTCACTTTGTATTTGTTCAGTAATATATTTACAtccaatttccaaatattcGAGGGCAGATTTCCAACAGGATCCATAATGAGGCAATCTTCCTCTTTCTTGCaacaactgaaataaaaaaaatataaattatttagctGATATACACGTTTTTAACAATACTTTACTTGATATTGTGTTCGTCCTGACTCCTgaatatcataattttcaaacCCTTTTACTTGATGGAAATGAAAGCAAAATATGAGGATATTAatgaacatttttcatttttttgaatttttctgttatttcaaatttaaaactggtttttcaaatttgacagaTCTTAAGCCTGATATCAACTGTAAAACATACgaccaattataattttatccATCTCAAAATTAACCGTAACCTGTCAATATAATTCTAAAGAATGCCATAATGTCACATATAAGACTGTCTTAAGCCCAAACTACAAATCTATCCACTTTgacatttatgtaaaaaataaccAATCAAATTGGATTATTAAAGCTACGTTTGTAGAAGTGAAACAACTATTAGATACTGAGGGGTGAGGGGACTTTTACATCCAGGTTGAGGTTACGTAGGTctgtaaatttttcaataatttttgattgtcGTAACCGATATTTAAAATGGCTTTTGGTGATTATCCTGCAGAGTACAATCCAAAAATTCATGGACCATACGATCCTGCCCGTTTTTATGGAAAGCGtaagttaaaaaattattagtctGAATATTATGTAATagattcaaagttttttttgataattaaaaaaaggtaTTTCGCGAATCGGGATCTATCTTTATTACTTATtggcaaattttcaagttttttagattcaaaatgcttcttttgtttgaatatataatcatttttagcTGATACTCCATTTGGTCAAGTAAAAGTTGGAGAGATTGGTGCATGGTTAGCTCGTCGTAATAAATCGCCATCAGCTCTGGCTGGAGCCATTAGTAGAGGTAGGTTCAATGAATGTGGACTTTagtgatttaaataaattgaaactaaaattttattatttgattatattaaaaatgaacaatCCTGTTTATGAGTAGGACTAGCCAATAAGAACAAATTTTCTACTTAATCATGACCATTAAGATAGATGTAATTTTCACCTAAGTATACAAATTCCATATACATCAAATTTCTACAGTTTTGAGAAGAATGAATGAAATGCACTAAATAAATGACAGAAAGCTTTGAGTGAATGTGCAGAACAGTTccgattttttataattaaaagtaaatttacCCGATAATGTGATGAATTGATGGTTATTGGATGTCTGCATAAGATCTTCCAACAAACTTATTTATAATCTTCAATTTTAAATGGTATGCACGTCAGTATTATGTTGatttggataattttcattgcaaTTAATATGTagttaattgatatttttaaaagatcTTGTTAGATGACTTACTGCTATGCCATGGTATGATTCTATACCTCAAAGTTGGTGTTAGAATATTATATAAGTGCAACTAACTTTCaggttatattttttaattgtaagtATGATctgattaattatattaattttagcaTACTGGAGATGGCAGCATAAGTATGTCCAGCCTAAAAGATCTGGAATTGCTCCATTTTTACATGTTGTAGTTGGATCTATGATCTTCTTCTACTCAATCAATTATACTAAATTAAGTAAGTTGGCATATAGTTTCATTTGATATccttgaaaaaaagttttgaatccATTAATTATACTTTTCTTTTTGCAGGTCACCACAGGAACTACAAATACCATTAAATATTTGGAACAACTTTATACgtagtatttttcattatatatatacactGTTATTCCCAATGTATCatgtaatatgaattttcaaacaaactaatttatgtcaaatttcaataaagtcCTTCAagtaatgtaaaatatttgtatctAATTTTAAAGGATCAAGAATAGAACAAATcctatttcaaaaaaagtcagAGTTAATCAGTATATTTGGGGTAATAAATTTGAGGTTTGGATCTATGGTGACCAGGGTATATATCTGTGAAGTTGATAAATTGGTTTACCCTTTATTTACAAAGGTTCATATGTACCCTTTAATACCAATGGTGTATAGTTGTAGCtttcataataatttgattgaaatgaaaaaatcatgtctGTATTACGTTTTTTAATACCCCTAGAGGTTGGTTTTTATGTTGATGATAGTTAATATAAAGTAATATATAGGGCCAAATAAATATGTCTAACGTTTttaaatgatcaaaagaattttaaattttgtaaaagctatatttttaaaaaatgaaacaaatcgTGGCTTTGCgacagatttttcattttttttgaaattgggaatctttcaatatattttttgttattttcagcAGCATGAATATCTGGCACAGGAGCAATACCCACAAATTGTCTCACATTCTTCTATATGGCGATGCCAAGGTCTAGCTCTAGATTGGCGTTATATTTGTTTGAATCATAATTGCTCACAgagttcaaaaacaaattttcttttttggaatttgttttgatCTTGCCATTCAGGATTATTGGAAACATAAATTCTGTAATAATTCAGTGCTGCAACTTCCAACaggaattaaaatttttttgctgtcTGTCTTTGGCAGGTATAAGGTTGAACCATTTGCTCAGTAGTATCAACCCTCCCATAGTAGCATTATCATACAAAATTATACTTGAATTGGAGATGATTTGTTTTAAGCAAAGGCCTAAGTGAACATTGAGATTTTATGATTATACACTAATACACGTTCAATGATTACTGAAATAGAATTAATCACTCAAAATTCTGTTTGCACAGAATTTGAAAACCATAAATCCTCGATTCTACATCGGTAAATACCCGGTATCAGTGACCTGCTCATATACATTACAGCCAACTTCTGGACAGTAAATTAATCGACAAATTAAAATTgcaacttatttcaaatttaaaattttatttttaaatataaatcgttctaaaataaatgagaaaggATTacaaaaagtgttcaaaaaactatatatttattgaaatatatcacCTTTGGTAAAGCTATAGTGGATGAAACGTGTAATTGACTGTTTATGTAGTGGTAgttaatgattttaaaaattccaaagtACCTGCCAagatgtataaaattttatattttattaactggaatataattttcaattataatgtaaaaattccatttaatatATAGTGACTTCTTAGAGAAGGCATAGAAGTAAaacaagatttaaaaaatatgttgagcaaatggttttattatttgaaacataaaaataagaaactcACAAcctgagaatttttttatggcGTGTAcagatttagttttttttttcttttagatattcaatataaaataaaacaagtaatAGCAGCCatgtttatttgtaaaaaaatacatccTTACACTTGTAGAGCCAGTTAAACATATCCAATACCAATAAGTTAAGACACTCAAAATTTCGAagatttttacaataaatttatactTAAAGATTATCAATTATTGctggttttattataaacaaacctttagtaaaaatataaagacaAGCTTTCAGCATTTGAATATGGAAACCATTTTTTTTACTCACAATTACCTTGTTAATGGGaacatttacaaatttttttatacctgTAAGTTCATTAATTCGTCTTTTATTCAATAACTCAGTATCAGTACTACATGAAGTGTGACATTCCcagaaaaagaatgaaatattcACGGATTTTTGTCAATTTGGATATAAACAATTCAACAATGAGTCAACAAAAATCTTCCGTAAGATCGAAATGAATTTCTCTAGTATACAGGTGGTTTAAAGCCAAGAATTTGGATAGGATTTTGGACAAAAACGCAAACTTTTTATATCACCTGGAAAATCACATACTACTATTCGaatatcgataaaaatattGCTCAGGAGTATTTGGATAGAAACCTCACTAGAACGCAAATTCACATTCTCTCTAGCAAGCAGCATTGAAGGCTCTGTAAGCACATCCTAATTAGCTTGAGAATAtaaacaaactctaaaagcacTAATCATAATGTGGTAAAAGGTTATCAGGAAGCAGACAGCCTCGTCAAAAAGATTGTGACTCCATATATTGGAGCAAAGTCTTACTATGGCCTCGGGTAATATCACATCAACAACCAACTGAACAGATGGCTAAGGAATCAGAGAAACACTacaaaatattcatatcattatactACTGATCAGTTTTGTGACAAGATACTACCCCAGAAATACAACCTCAAGACGATAGGCATAGCAAAAGacgacaactgcagattctacaaatctaacctaacctaacaagcCTTCAAGACATCAGGGCATCTACTCTGCGAATGTTTAGTCCATTTCTGCAATTAGAATTAGGTAGCTCGAAGGATTAGTTCTAATACCTTGGGAAGTGAGACATAGCAACCCACAGAACGACTTCCAAACAATCTACAACTTGTTGTATCAACAAAGAAATCTAATTTGGAACGAAGTCTTTGTCAGT belongs to Diorhabda carinulata isolate Delta chromosome X, icDioCari1.1, whole genome shotgun sequence and includes:
- the LOC130902431 gene encoding DCN1-like protein 3; amino-acid sequence: MGNCLTCFKEPIQMAPDDSINHKNKEEMTEAQLYPAPSHVPAPTAPPETILSNGNHLSAPPEVTAISRLYPSSRRTYSKSAPIMGTSESKPSESKLISLFEQYKDSCEDCILAEGIEQLCQDLSISPDDFKILVLAWKLNAEQMCCFTRSEFINGLKSIRADSIKSIQIRLPELVSEVENNYEQFKDLYRFTFRFGLDSFSGQRILPTDMAIILWKLVFTIREPPILNRWLNFLETHQIIRGIPKDTWNMFLNFADHVGNDLSCYDDNEAWPSLFDDFVEYENDQANQNISKDIEKESDGFIITKD
- the LOC130902430 gene encoding uncharacterized protein LOC130902430, producing the protein MFINILIFCFHFHQVKGFENYDIQESGRTQYQLLQERGRLPHYGSCWKSALEYLEIGCKYITEQIQSEIALHLTNCFLAMSGEDTYNCHSDKKYNLRAICISSMNDRAFNVYTEFYTHTQNMCGFLQGHVWQEMIAENTMVVGRQLEKSAQHQKDLLDAQKESFKLQEKMLHHGKVLENILENLFASFKEHHDILNLLSRTVADLRNWIIGEMSWFESILFYAASVVIILILTSSYRTNSARLVILFLLLINYLVERLICFIHVFLSHEGSSKIYSEVYNYIWISRYCFMYLSSFILLYFSIIYKDNSTKQYKILCSIQEQNTEILKILQTSQKTSKAIDRIDKLYLNRSNENIGDNSLLKSAKNISNKLQRVGTSSGSIKEKSINTLRSVNTKDKYNLDVLDQNLKFTYTK
- the LOC130902432 gene encoding putative ATP synthase subunit f, mitochondrial, with product MAFGDYPAEYNPKIHGPYDPARFYGKPDTPFGQVKVGEIGAWLARRNKSPSALAGAISRAYWRWQHKYVQPKRSGIAPFLHVVVGSMIFFYSINYTKLSHHRNYKYH